A genome region from Thermoanaerobacterium xylanolyticum LX-11 includes the following:
- a CDS encoding GH116 family glycosyl hydrolase — protein sequence MRKVIILLFIFIFTISAILTGCSEKININEDKISHKIDIPDSAWTIGIGEKFKNAGHPNVKYPMIDDSYVQGAPLGGFGAGTIGRTYNGGFSRWHLEIGKNKYTTVYANQFSVFQKVEGNKDGVAQVLYAGEPENGYLSSWKWDYPKESGMYYALYPNSWYTYTNKDLPVQLAVKQFSPIIPYNYKETSYPVAVFKWTAYNPTNKNVDVSIMFTWQNMIGFFGKQVNVNSGNFNKIIKDKSKDSEIVAAVMGNISNDNEEWNGEYSIGVKKVPGVDISYKAKFVTTGDGSDLWHEFSKNGILDNKDDETPTKQDGIGSAIAVNFKLQPGQTIEVPFALSWDLPIMKFGGGDKWYKMYTKYFGKNGKNSFAILKEALNNYQKWEKMIDDWQKPILSNKSKPDWYKTALFNELYYLADGGTAWENGKVGEKDKRTNNMFGLLECFDYNYYETLDVRFYGSFPLVMLWPDIEKQVMRQFADTINVQDSSEFKVGSNGAMAVKKVQGMIPHDLGSSYALPWIKINAYDWQNPNIWKDLNSKYVLLVYRDYVLTGKTDKEFLKYTWKSVKTALDKLKEMDKDNDGIPDNEGIPDQTYDTWSMKGTSAYCGSLWLAALKAAQEIGKVLKDNEAYIKYNEWYKIAQQNFEKELWNGEYYNFDTESDHKDSIMADQLAGQWYADILRLGDILPKDHVQKALKKIYEFNVMKFENGKMGAVNGMRPDGIVDESDIQAQEVWTGVTYALASFMKYRGMTEEAYNTAYGVYKMTYDKSGKGYWFRTPEAWTKDGNYRASMYMRPLSIWSMEVNYNEV from the coding sequence TAACAGGATGTTCAGAAAAAATTAACATAAATGAAGACAAAATAAGTCATAAAATAGATATACCAGATAGTGCGTGGACAATAGGCATAGGTGAGAAATTTAAAAATGCAGGTCATCCAAATGTTAAATACCCAATGATTGATGATTCATATGTACAAGGAGCTCCACTTGGTGGATTTGGGGCTGGCACAATAGGAAGGACATATAACGGTGGGTTTTCAAGATGGCACCTTGAAATAGGCAAAAACAAATATACTACGGTTTATGCTAATCAGTTTAGCGTATTTCAGAAGGTTGAAGGAAATAAAGATGGTGTGGCACAGGTACTATATGCGGGCGAACCGGAAAACGGCTATCTTAGCAGCTGGAAATGGGATTATCCAAAGGAAAGTGGAATGTATTATGCGTTATATCCTAATTCATGGTATACATACACTAACAAAGATTTGCCTGTACAACTTGCGGTAAAGCAGTTTTCTCCTATAATACCTTATAATTATAAAGAAACATCATACCCTGTTGCTGTTTTTAAATGGACTGCATATAACCCAACAAATAAAAATGTCGACGTTTCTATAATGTTTACATGGCAAAATATGATTGGTTTTTTTGGTAAACAAGTAAATGTCAATAGTGGCAACTTCAATAAAATTATTAAAGACAAATCTAAAGATAGTGAGATTGTTGCGGCTGTTATGGGCAATATATCAAACGATAATGAAGAATGGAATGGAGAATATTCAATTGGTGTTAAAAAAGTTCCGGGCGTTGATATTTCATATAAAGCTAAATTTGTAACTACTGGTGATGGTAGCGACTTATGGCATGAATTTTCGAAAAATGGGATTCTTGATAATAAAGATGACGAAACCCCAACAAAACAGGATGGAATAGGCAGTGCAATAGCAGTTAACTTTAAATTGCAACCCGGACAAACAATTGAGGTACCATTTGCTTTAAGTTGGGATTTGCCAATAATGAAATTTGGTGGCGGCGATAAATGGTATAAAATGTATACAAAGTATTTTGGAAAAAACGGGAAAAATTCTTTTGCAATTTTAAAAGAGGCATTAAATAATTATCAAAAGTGGGAAAAGATGATAGATGACTGGCAAAAGCCAATATTATCAAATAAGAGTAAACCCGACTGGTATAAAACTGCTTTGTTTAATGAACTTTATTATCTTGCTGATGGCGGGACAGCTTGGGAAAATGGTAAAGTTGGGGAAAAAGATAAAAGAACAAACAACATGTTTGGCCTTTTGGAGTGTTTTGACTATAACTATTATGAGACACTTGATGTAAGGTTTTATGGTTCGTTTCCGCTTGTAATGTTGTGGCCGGATATAGAAAAACAGGTTATGAGACAGTTTGCTGATACTATAAATGTGCAGGATAGTTCAGAGTTTAAAGTTGGCTCGAACGGAGCAATGGCAGTAAAAAAGGTTCAAGGCATGATACCGCATGATCTAGGTTCTTCATATGCTCTGCCTTGGATAAAGATTAATGCATATGATTGGCAGAATCCAAATATCTGGAAAGATTTAAATTCTAAATATGTGCTTCTTGTGTACAGAGATTATGTCCTGACTGGAAAAACAGATAAAGAATTTTTGAAATACACATGGAAATCAGTAAAGACCGCTCTTGATAAATTAAAAGAAATGGATAAAGACAACGACGGTATACCAGATAATGAAGGTATACCTGACCAGACGTATGATACTTGGTCAATGAAAGGAACAAGTGCATATTGTGGGAGTCTCTGGCTTGCTGCTTTAAAGGCAGCGCAGGAAATAGGAAAAGTTTTAAAAGATAATGAAGCATATATAAAATACAATGAATGGTATAAAATTGCTCAACAAAACTTTGAAAAAGAATTGTGGAATGGTGAGTATTACAATTTTGATACAGAGAGCGACCATAAAGATAGTATTATGGCGGATCAACTTGCTGGTCAGTGGTATGCGGATATATTAAGATTAGGAGATATATTGCCAAAAGATCATGTGCAAAAAGCCTTAAAGAAAATATATGAATTTAATGTTATGAAATTTGAAAATGGTAAGATGGGTGCAGTAAATGGTATGAGGCCGGACGGTATAGTTGATGAGTCCGATATACAGGCACAGGAAGTTTGGACAGGTGTGACATATGCTTTAGCATCTTTTATGAAATACAGAGGTATGACAGAAGAAGCGTATAACACAGCATATGGAGTATATAAAATGACTTATGATAAAAGTGGAAAGGGCTATTGGTTCAGGACTCCTGAAGCATGGACCAAGGACGGAAATTATAGAGCTTCAATGTATAT